In a genomic window of bacterium:
- the pilM gene encoding pilus assembly protein PilM, which produces MYTGIDLGSRYIRAVELDARGEKINLLRAAIAPTPEGAIEEGRIRDLDKLAVALDKLLSAEQFVADRIAMSVFNPLVLVRRTRIPLMPEGQLKRTLLWEAKSLISFPPEDATIEYQVISPPEGEQQQVDVIFAVVPTAMIEERVILAERLRLELTALDVEPFAIQRALVDISEVRRGENLAILHTGGSYSTMLIVEKGKFTLTRALPATKERKEEDRDRLMREVRRFLDFYRAQYGEESGGGEVVNRLIVSGSRQDLAEFSEYLGKSLGIPCEVASIEREQFDARSKETALNNLLSSYPLFVVAFGLAMRERIAILEGVAE; this is translated from the coding sequence ATGTATACAGGAATAGATTTAGGCTCTCGTTATATCAGAGCAGTTGAGCTGGATGCCCGAGGGGAGAAGATAAATCTCCTTCGGGCGGCCATAGCTCCCACTCCTGAAGGAGCAATTGAGGAGGGAAGGATAAGGGATTTGGATAAATTAGCCGTTGCGCTTGACAAATTGCTCAGCGCTGAGCAATTTGTAGCGGATAGAATTGCGATGTCCGTTTTCAATCCCCTCGTCCTTGTCCGCAGGACGAGGATTCCCCTTATGCCTGAAGGTCAATTGAAAAGAACCTTGCTATGGGAGGCTAAATCCCTCATCTCTTTCCCACCAGAGGATGCAACCATAGAATATCAAGTCATCTCTCCTCCCGAGGGCGAACAGCAGCAGGTGGATGTCATCTTCGCCGTCGTCCCTACAGCTATGATTGAGGAGAGAGTAATACTTGCCGAAAGATTGCGATTGGAGCTCACAGCCTTAGATGTAGAGCCATTCGCCATTCAAAGAGCCCTCGTTGACATATCGGAGGTAAGGAGAGGAGAAAACTTAGCAATCCTACATACGGGTGGTTCATACTCCACGATGCTTATAGTTGAAAAGGGCAAGTTCACTCTTACAAGGGCTCTTCCAGCGACGAAAGAGAGAAAAGAAGAGGATAGGGATAGGTTGATGCGAGAGGTGAGGAGGTTCTTGGATTTCTATCGCGCCCAATATGGGGAAGAAAGTGGGGGAGGAGAAGTCGTGAATCGGCTGATAGTTTCTGGGAGCAGGCAAGATTTAGCTGAATTCTCTGAGTATTTGGGCAAATCTCTGGGCATCCCTTGTGAAGTTGCCTCAATTGAAAGGGAACAATTTGACGCAAGAAGCAAAGAGACAGCACTAAATAACCTCCTATCCTCATACCCTCTCTTCGTTGTAGCTTTCGGCTTAGCTATGAGGGAAAGAATAGCAATCCTTGAGGGGGTAGCGGAATGA
- a CDS encoding radical SAM protein: MEVILRESSSILNQSSGGSFFTLNPYVGCFHNCVYCYSVYISRWRHRKIEEWGNWVEVKLNAPQVLRKEIRKYKTGDIFISTVCDAYQPIEELYQITRGCLQIIAESDFSLFLLTKSEKILRDIDILEKIPKLKVSFSITAFNDEIARIFEPRSSPPSHRLRAGLKLKERGIETGILINPILPYFTERELESMVDEAERLGFDFVGFDTLHYIDSFVGGRIKEIYRKFGKEAMERLNYAKGIGYESELRERIREIMKGKRIRCDISF, translated from the coding sequence ATGGAAGTAATACTTAGGGAAAGCAGTTCTATTTTAAATCAAAGCTCGGGAGGAAGTTTCTTCACCCTAAATCCTTATGTAGGTTGCTTTCACAACTGCGTTTACTGCTATTCCGTCTACATCTCCCGCTGGAGGCATAGGAAAATTGAGGAATGGGGGAATTGGGTCGAGGTAAAGCTGAACGCCCCCCAAGTATTGAGAAAGGAAATCAGAAAATATAAAACCGGGGATATCTTCATATCAACTGTTTGCGATGCCTACCAGCCAATTGAGGAACTCTATCAAATAACAAGGGGCTGTCTACAAATCATAGCTGAGAGCGATTTCTCCCTCTTTCTCCTCACCAAATCGGAAAAGATTTTGCGTGATATAGATATCTTGGAGAAAATCCCCAAGCTCAAGGTCAGCTTCTCCATTACCGCCTTCAATGACGAGATAGCGAGGATATTTGAGCCTCGCTCCTCTCCTCCCTCACACCGACTGCGAGCTGGCTTGAAATTGAAAGAGAGGGGAATAGAGACGGGAATCCTTATCAATCCGATTCTCCCTTATTTCACCGAGCGAGAGCTTGAATCTATGGTGGATGAGGCTGAAAGGCTCGGATTTGATTTCGTAGGCTTTGATACACTCCATTATATTGATAGCTTCGTGGGAGGGAGGATAAAGGAGATATATCGGAAATTCGGCAAGGAGGCAATGGAGAGATTAAATTACGCCAAGGGAATCGGGTATGAGAGCGAGTTAAGGGAGAGGATAAGGGAGATTATGAAGGGCAAAAGGATTAGATGCGATATTAGCTTCTAA
- the purH gene encoding bifunctional phosphoribosylaminoimidazolecarboxamide formyltransferase/IMP cyclohydrolase, translated as MKVKRALVSVYDKTGILEFVSSLLSMGVEVICTEGTAAYLKQQGLTVKEVGELTGFPSLLFGRVKTLHPNIFAPILAKREEESLNELREMNLEPIDLVCVNLYPFEEIIKKAPSLDEALEMIDIGGVALLRAGGKNFPFVAVICDPADYPLVLEELKQNALSLSEETLRNLAIKAFRRTALYDLSIWQYLSQFEEEAFPPIYQLPVERVQNLRYGENPHQSSAFYRFLPPFSLGGLRQLGGKELSFNNILDIDGAMRLAEEFEEPCAVVVKHTSPCGVSIDEDILQAYIKAREADAESAFGGVVAVNREVDERLAEEIASTFIEVVVAPSFTDKAIEILKQRRRNLRLVRVEMGKRNWWDIRGVKGGILLQEGDELTYKPEELRVVTEKEPTAEEMEDLLFAFIVCKYVKSNAIVVAKGKTTLGIGGGQPSRVRSARIALEMAGERSRGAVLASDGFFPFPDSVELAGRYGIRAIIQPGGSVRDGEVIAKANELGIAMVFTSIRHFRH; from the coding sequence ATGAAGGTAAAGAGAGCACTTGTGAGCGTTTATGATAAGACGGGAATACTTGAATTCGTCTCCTCTCTCCTGAGTATGGGAGTAGAGGTAATTTGCACGGAGGGGACAGCCGCTTATCTGAAACAGCAGGGGCTGACAGTTAAGGAAGTGGGGGAACTCACTGGCTTCCCATCCCTTCTTTTCGGCAGAGTTAAGACCCTCCATCCCAACATCTTCGCTCCTATCCTGGCGAAGAGGGAGGAAGAAAGCTTGAATGAGTTGAGGGAGATGAATCTTGAGCCCATAGACCTCGTCTGCGTCAATCTTTACCCATTTGAGGAAATAATAAAGAAAGCCCCTTCTTTAGATGAGGCTTTGGAGATGATTGATATAGGAGGGGTTGCCCTATTGAGAGCGGGAGGTAAGAATTTTCCTTTCGTTGCTGTCATCTGCGACCCTGCTGATTATCCCTTGGTGCTTGAGGAATTGAAGCAAAATGCCCTTTCCCTTTCCGAGGAAACCCTACGCAATCTCGCCATAAAAGCCTTTCGTAGAACTGCCCTTTATGATTTGAGCATATGGCAATACCTATCCCAATTTGAGGAAGAGGCTTTCCCTCCCATCTACCAGCTTCCGGTTGAGAGAGTTCAAAATCTTCGTTATGGAGAGAATCCCCATCAGAGCTCCGCTTTCTATCGCTTCCTTCCACCCTTCTCCCTTGGCGGACTTCGCCAGCTTGGAGGAAAGGAGCTCTCTTTCAATAATATCCTTGATATTGATGGGGCAATGAGGCTGGCGGAGGAATTTGAGGAGCCCTGCGCCGTCGTCGTTAAACACACAAGCCCCTGTGGAGTGAGCATTGATGAGGATATACTTCAAGCATATATAAAGGCGAGGGAGGCGGATGCAGAATCGGCCTTCGGGGGAGTTGTAGCGGTGAATAGGGAAGTGGATGAGAGATTGGCGGAGGAAATAGCCTCAACATTTATTGAAGTTGTCGTTGCTCCTTCCTTCACGGATAAAGCGATTGAGATTTTGAAGCAAAGGAGAAGGAATCTTCGCCTGGTGAGGGTAGAGATGGGAAAGAGGAATTGGTGGGATATAAGAGGAGTGAAAGGAGGCATTCTTTTACAGGAAGGGGATGAATTGACATATAAGCCAGAGGAGCTGAGGGTAGTGACGGAGAAGGAGCCGACGGCGGAGGAGATGGAGGATTTATTGTTTGCCTTCATAGTTTGCAAATATGTGAAGTCAAATGCGATAGTTGTTGCGAAGGGGAAGACAACGCTTGGGATAGGGGGAGGACAGCCGAGCAGGGTAAGGTCGGCGAGGATAGCGCTTGAGATGGCAGGGGAAAGGTCGAGAGGAGCTGTTCTGGCTTCAGATGGCTTTTTCCCTTTTCCCGATTCCGTGGAATTGGCGGGAAGGTATGGGATAAGGGCGATAATTCAGCCGGGAGGTTCAGTGAGGGATGGGGAAGTGATTGCGAAGGCAAACGAGCTCGGCATAGCGATGGTCTTCACATCCATACGGCATTTCAGGCATTAG
- a CDS encoding prepilin-type N-terminal cleavage/methylation domain-containing protein encodes MKMNIKGFTLIEAVVAMLLAALLVLIFSAAFPSGQAIIQKGELVSIATDIAQGKMEELRKAGYNSLTFGTQTFQVSQLPNGQGEIIISPYPTPTSPNLAKVDIVISWQGTERTSGNVKISSLISLYY; translated from the coding sequence ATGAAAATGAATATCAAGGGATTCACATTAATTGAAGCCGTCGTTGCTATGTTATTGGCGGCTCTATTAGTTCTTATATTTTCTGCCGCTTTTCCAAGTGGGCAGGCAATCATCCAAAAAGGTGAATTAGTTAGCATAGCGACCGATATAGCACAAGGGAAAATGGAGGAATTGAGAAAGGCAGGCTATAATTCCTTGACCTTTGGCACACAGACATTCCAAGTGAGCCAATTGCCGAATGGGCAGGGAGAAATAATCATATCCCCTTATCCAACCCCCACATCCCCCAATTTAGCAAAGGTAGATATAGTTATAAGCTGGCAAGGAACGGAAAGGACAAGTGGAAATGTTAAAATATCGTCCCTCATTTCTTTATACTACTAA
- a CDS encoding GNAT family N-acetyltransferase codes for MRFMNIDDASWVTDFLNKKLYLDSFTYEQVRMRVFEDPAYTPSLNIVEDGKAVILGAKRGETAYIKAIACEEGYGSIILREWEKHAQVMGAKEAQVGGGLWYFFPGLDPRYTQAFCFFQKKGYRKVGEAVDMFLDLEDFQHNDQDIPGVVIRRLEEKDKEELRKFMLANFSINWLEETMAAYKNNPISCHIGEIDGKIVAFAAYEVTNPGFFGPTGTREDMRRRGIGSELLRRSLRDLKELGYKRAIIPWVGPICFYWKAVGAQILRVYWTLKKELPPSAEEIERERETQKAISDMQRTINLIVS; via the coding sequence ATGAGGTTTATGAATATTGACGATGCCAGCTGGGTTACAGATTTCCTCAATAAGAAGCTCTATTTAGACAGCTTCACTTATGAGCAAGTGAGGATGAGGGTTTTTGAGGACCCTGCTTATACTCCTTCCCTGAACATCGTAGAGGATGGGAAGGCAGTCATCTTGGGAGCTAAGCGAGGTGAGACTGCTTACATAAAGGCGATAGCTTGCGAGGAGGGGTATGGAAGCATAATTTTGAGGGAATGGGAAAAACACGCCCAAGTAATGGGAGCCAAGGAGGCGCAGGTTGGAGGCGGGCTTTGGTATTTCTTCCCCGGCTTGGACCCACGCTATACCCAGGCATTCTGCTTCTTCCAGAAGAAAGGCTATAGAAAGGTGGGTGAAGCGGTTGATATGTTCCTTGATTTAGAGGATTTCCAACACAATGACCAAGATATTCCGGGCGTGGTTATTAGGAGGTTGGAGGAAAAAGATAAAGAGGAGCTGAGGAAATTTATGCTCGCCAACTTCTCCATCAATTGGCTGGAGGAAACGATGGCTGCCTACAAGAACAATCCCATCTCCTGCCACATAGGGGAGATAGATGGGAAAATCGTCGCCTTCGCCGCCTATGAGGTTACAAATCCAGGCTTTTTCGGACCAACGGGAACCAGAGAGGATATGAGAAGGAGGGGAATCGGTAGCGAGCTGTTGAGGAGAAGCTTGAGGGATTTGAAGGAGTTGGGATATAAGAGGGCAATAATCCCTTGGGTTGGACCGATTTGCTTTTATTGGAAGGCTGTGGGTGCTCAAATCCTGCGTGTTTATTGGACTCTCAAAAAGGAACTTCCGCCCTCGGCGGAGGAAATTGAAAGAGAGAGGGAAACGCAAAAAGCAATCAGCGATATGCAGAGGACTATCAATTTAATAGTTAGTTAA
- the nadA gene encoding quinolinate synthase NadA — MQNILAEIERLKRERKAIILAHNYQPPEVQDIADFAADSLELARYSMDIDAKVIVLCGVRFMAEMAHILNPEKIVLLPDEGAGCPLADSITPEDVRRLREEYPDAIFLAYVNTSAAVKAECDICYTSANILEVIRKLPADRRLVVLPDRHLASWARRKTGRDIIIWQGECPVHQAIKEEDVLRVKKEHPDSALMVHPECKEEVIRWAELVGGTGKMLRFAKESNYQSYIVGTERDMCHRLKREVSEKIFLPANEEAVCQDMKKISLEKVLRSLQTLSYKIELDESIRERARKTIERMFSL; from the coding sequence ATGCAGAATATCTTGGCTGAGATAGAGAGACTCAAAAGGGAGAGGAAAGCTATAATCCTCGCCCACAATTATCAACCCCCAGAGGTGCAGGATATAGCCGATTTCGCCGCCGATTCACTTGAATTGGCGAGGTACAGTATGGATATAGATGCTAAGGTAATAGTGCTTTGCGGAGTGCGATTTATGGCGGAGATGGCGCATATCCTGAATCCCGAAAAGATAGTCCTCCTACCGGATGAAGGAGCTGGCTGCCCGCTGGCTGATAGCATCACCCCTGAGGATGTGAGGAGATTGAGGGAAGAATATCCGGATGCTATATTTCTTGCTTATGTGAATACATCTGCGGCGGTCAAGGCGGAATGCGATATCTGTTATACCTCAGCTAATATCCTTGAGGTTATTCGGAAGCTGCCAGCGGATAGAAGGTTGGTGGTTCTTCCCGATAGGCATCTCGCGAGCTGGGCGAGAAGGAAGACGGGAAGAGATATAATCATCTGGCAAGGCGAATGTCCAGTTCATCAAGCGATTAAGGAGGAGGATGTATTGAGGGTTAAAAAGGAGCATCCCGATTCCGCTTTAATGGTGCACCCTGAATGCAAGGAGGAGGTCATTCGCTGGGCGGAATTAGTTGGTGGGACGGGAAAGATGCTTCGTTTTGCCAAGGAGAGCAATTATCAAAGCTATATCGTGGGGACGGAGAGGGATATGTGTCATAGATTGAAAAGGGAGGTGTCCGAAAAAATCTTCTTGCCGGCGAACGAGGAAGCTGTTTGTCAGGATATGAAGAAAATCAGTTTGGAGAAAGTCCTCCGCTCTCTTCAAACTCTAAGCTATAAAATAGAACTGGATGAAAGCATAAGAGAGAGGGCAAGGAAAACGATAGAAAGGATGTTCTCCCTCTGA
- the mnmA gene encoding tRNA 2-thiouridine(34) synthase MnmA — MAKVLVAMSGGVDSSLSAYLLLQQGYEVIGATMNFLATPSPSIKDAKTVAEQLGMPHYVFNLQEEFHREVLQPFLLGYSKGVTPNPCVLCNRMIKFGVLWEKAEELGCSYIATGHYARISTDERGRKILLKGRAKKEQSYFLYSIKAELLDKIIFPLGDWDKEMVREKAREIGLAVADKEESKDLCFVRGDYRDLLRKHFPDAFKEGTIMDSEGRFLGLHKGIANYTIGQREGLGVALGERYYVKEIRAEENIIVVGREEEIEASEIWAGELNWLTEPPEEGEIVGAKIRYGSPEKPAKIFWDGELLRVEFLEPVRAPALGQSVVLYRDEIVLGGGIICRISWLR; from the coding sequence ATGGCTAAGGTCCTCGTGGCAATGAGCGGTGGGGTGGATTCTTCCCTCTCAGCCTATCTCCTTCTCCAACAGGGGTATGAAGTGATTGGGGCGACAATGAACTTCCTTGCTACCCCATCGCCTTCTATAAAAGACGCAAAAACCGTAGCGGAACAGCTTGGCATGCCACACTATGTCTTCAATCTTCAAGAGGAGTTTCATAGGGAAGTTCTCCAACCATTTCTTCTTGGATACAGCAAGGGAGTAACGCCCAATCCCTGTGTCCTTTGCAATAGAATGATTAAGTTTGGGGTCCTTTGGGAAAAAGCTGAGGAGCTCGGCTGTTCTTATATCGCTACTGGTCATTATGCGAGGATATCCACAGATGAAAGAGGAAGGAAAATCCTGCTGAAGGGAAGGGCTAAAAAAGAGCAGTCTTATTTCCTTTATAGCATCAAGGCTGAGCTTCTTGATAAGATAATCTTTCCTCTGGGAGATTGGGACAAGGAAATGGTGAGGGAGAAAGCGAGGGAGATAGGGCTCGCGGTGGCTGATAAGGAGGAGAGCAAAGACCTCTGCTTCGTCAGAGGAGATTATCGCGATTTGTTGAGGAAACATTTCCCGGATGCCTTCAAAGAGGGAACGATTATGGATAGTGAGGGAAGATTTCTTGGATTACATAAGGGGATTGCCAATTATACGATTGGGCAGAGGGAGGGATTGGGCGTAGCCTTGGGCGAACGCTATTATGTTAAGGAGATAAGGGCTGAAGAAAACATCATCGTGGTGGGAAGGGAGGAGGAAATTGAGGCAAGTGAAATCTGGGCTGGCGAGCTAAATTGGCTCACCGAGCCACCAGAAGAGGGAGAAATAGTTGGAGCGAAGATAAGATATGGTTCTCCCGAGAAGCCTGCCAAAATCTTCTGGGATGGCGAGCTTTTAAGGGTTGAATTTTTGGAGCCCGTAAGGGCTCCCGCCCTCGGTCAATCTGTGGTTTTATATAGAGATGAAATAGTTCTTGGAGGAGGTATAATATGCAGAATATCTTGGCTGAGATAG
- the cysE gene encoding serine O-acetyltransferase codes for MLETLKADIRAVFERDPAARNIWEVLTYPGLWAIIFHRIAHLFWEANLRFLARLISQISRLLTGIEIHPGAKIGKGFFIDHGMGVVIGETTIIGNNVTLYQGVTLGGTGKEKGKRHPTIDDDVVIGAEAVLLGPIYVGKGARIGAGSVVLKSVPPNCTVVGVPARIVRREGKRIPPLEHARVGDPLDEYLKEINRRLSLLEERIRELEARQNG; via the coding sequence ATGCTTGAAACTCTCAAAGCAGATATAAGAGCGGTTTTTGAGAGAGACCCAGCGGCGAGGAACATCTGGGAGGTCCTCACTTATCCCGGGCTCTGGGCGATAATATTTCATCGCATCGCTCATCTTTTTTGGGAGGCAAATCTCCGCTTCCTCGCCCGTCTAATATCACAAATCAGCAGACTCCTCACGGGAATAGAAATCCATCCAGGGGCGAAAATCGGAAAGGGTTTCTTTATAGACCATGGGATGGGAGTGGTTATCGGTGAGACGACCATTATAGGTAATAATGTTACGCTCTATCAGGGAGTGACGCTGGGGGGAACAGGAAAGGAAAAGGGCAAGCGCCATCCTACGATAGATGATGATGTCGTTATAGGAGCTGAGGCTGTTCTTTTGGGTCCGATTTATGTCGGCAAGGGAGCGAGAATCGGGGCGGGCTCGGTTGTCTTGAAATCCGTTCCCCCTAACTGCACCGTAGTGGGCGTTCCCGCTCGCATCGTTCGGAGAGAGGGAAAAAGAATCCCTCCACTTGAACACGCTCGTGTCGGCGACCCTCTTGATGAATACTTGAAAGAGATCAATAGACGTCTCTCCCTGTTAGAGGAAAGGATAAGGGAGTTAGAAGCAAGACAAAATGGCTAA
- a CDS encoding AMIN domain-containing protein: MKRHLLLIISVFVFGLLFADNSITGLSLEQRKDILCVNISGKIPQNYKVVEMSAPFRIVIDFPETIYKEATRLEKPLFYPVDEIRLAQFKQSPPIARLVVQMAEKTSYYVVQEDNKLRLLIKGREKPQTEAPEKKRTRDNFPILPVPTAKLDNSQDDPKPDNSDVKHTISYDNGLISIDFLKTDIRDVFKSLTMQTGINFFLSSEVKGEVTLTAENIKVEDAIEMICKLNNLVFKKEKAGYIIATPQEMERLSPVPTITTTIPLKFAKPSDIQPVLEKVFPKGKFQVVGNAIAATVPVEELQSVSKFISDLDTAQAPPEKEKEVTEVIRLSYLDVDDAIEMLKNLYPEVKAAKAPGQAFTAFAAMAGGYGMGGYGMGGYGGLGGLGAGTTTGTTGVGGLGGLGMGYGAGMGMGYSPAMFQQKPDKLVLSGPESIVNKAKETLKKLDIPPKQIHIQVRITDISEDAAKQIGIEWGFPISQTFTESASEGLKIGRIDRSPLQVAAQLDAILSSGKGIQLANPSLALIDGRGANILVGERIMYTKRTGITPLGMPIYEIAEEQVGVILRLNAKIAEDNSITLYVRPEISYLIGMTGPENLPQIATRQAETVLRLKSGESIVLGGLLQEKDLEQMRKVPLLADLPFFGNLFRWRSKTKTHSEILIFITASVIE, from the coding sequence ATGAAGAGACACCTGTTGTTGATTATTTCCGTTTTCGTCTTTGGGCTTCTCTTTGCCGATAATTCAATTACCGGGTTATCACTTGAGCAGAGGAAGGATATCCTTTGCGTCAACATCTCGGGGAAGATTCCCCAAAATTACAAAGTGGTGGAAATGAGCGCCCCATTTAGAATTGTGATAGATTTCCCCGAGACGATTTATAAGGAAGCCACACGATTGGAAAAGCCCCTATTTTATCCCGTTGACGAAATCAGGCTCGCCCAGTTCAAACAATCCCCTCCAATAGCTCGCTTAGTCGTTCAAATGGCGGAGAAAACTTCATATTATGTAGTGCAGGAAGATAATAAGCTGAGGCTTTTGATTAAGGGGCGGGAGAAACCCCAAACGGAGGCTCCTGAGAAGAAAAGAACAAGGGACAATTTTCCCATTTTACCTGTTCCTACCGCCAAACTGGACAACAGTCAAGATGACCCTAAGCCGGATAACAGCGATGTTAAACATACAATTTCCTATGACAATGGTTTGATATCAATTGATTTCCTCAAGACTGACATAAGGGATGTCTTCAAGTCATTGACAATGCAAACGGGGATAAATTTCTTCTTGTCCTCGGAGGTCAAAGGGGAGGTAACGCTGACGGCTGAGAATATAAAGGTTGAGGATGCAATAGAGATGATTTGTAAACTGAATAATCTCGTGTTTAAGAAGGAAAAAGCAGGATATATAATCGCTACCCCTCAGGAGATGGAAAGGCTTTCCCCCGTTCCCACCATAACTACAACCATTCCCCTCAAGTTCGCCAAGCCCTCCGATATTCAGCCTGTGCTGGAGAAAGTTTTCCCTAAAGGGAAGTTTCAAGTGGTTGGAAATGCCATTGCTGCAACTGTCCCTGTAGAAGAATTGCAAAGTGTTTCCAAGTTCATCTCTGATTTGGACACAGCACAAGCTCCTCCTGAGAAGGAAAAGGAAGTTACAGAGGTAATCAGGCTTTCCTATTTAGATGTGGACGATGCAATAGAGATGCTGAAGAACCTTTATCCGGAGGTGAAAGCTGCCAAGGCGCCGGGCCAAGCCTTCACCGCTTTCGCCGCTATGGCTGGCGGATATGGGATGGGGGGATATGGTATGGGAGGATATGGGGGGCTTGGCGGTTTGGGCGCTGGAACAACAACGGGGACAACCGGGGTAGGCGGTCTCGGCGGTTTGGGTATGGGTTATGGAGCTGGTATGGGGATGGGTTATTCGCCGGCGATGTTTCAGCAGAAACCCGATAAACTCGTCCTTAGTGGACCGGAAAGCATCGTAAACAAAGCTAAGGAAACTTTAAAGAAATTGGATATTCCCCCCAAGCAAATCCACATTCAAGTGAGGATTACGGATATAAGCGAGGATGCGGCAAAACAAATCGGAATAGAATGGGGCTTCCCAATTTCTCAAACCTTTACGGAATCTGCCAGTGAAGGGTTGAAAATAGGAAGAATTGATAGAAGCCCATTGCAGGTTGCCGCTCAACTTGATGCCATACTTTCAAGCGGGAAGGGAATCCAGCTTGCTAATCCAAGCTTGGCTTTAATTGATGGAAGGGGAGCAAATATATTGGTTGGAGAAAGGATTATGTATACAAAAAGGACAGGCATTACTCCCCTGGGTATGCCCATTTATGAGATCGCTGAGGAACAGGTCGGCGTTATATTAAGGCTTAACGCGAAGATAGCCGAGGATAACTCTATAACCCTCTATGTCAGACCGGAAATCAGCTATCTCATAGGAATGACCGGTCCGGAAAACCTCCCCCAAATAGCCACTCGCCAGGCGGAAACAGTGCTGAGGCTGAAAAGTGGAGAAAGCATCGTGTTAGGAGGGCTTTTGCAGGAGAAGGATTTAGAACAGATGAGGAAAGTTCCCCTCCTCGCCGACCTACCTTTCTTTGGTAATCTCTTCCGATGGAGGAGCAAGACAAAGACGCATAGCGAGATACTCATATTCATAACAGCTTCAGTTATTGAGTAA
- a CDS encoding prepilin-type N-terminal cleavage/methylation domain-containing protein, producing MTKRNRKGFTLVEMMIVVLIIGILIAIALPNFLRARENARLRACVANMKQIQSAIEQWGMETKASGDTAVPTDLNAYNNWLKTIPTCPSGGIYTITGTLNTYTITCNVHGELTAAMNSL from the coding sequence ATGACGAAGAGAAACAGGAAAGGCTTCACACTGGTGGAGATGATGATAGTCGTGCTCATCATCGGCATTCTCATCGCCATCGCCCTCCCCAACTTCCTGAGGGCAAGAGAGAATGCCAGGCTGAGAGCTTGCGTAGCGAATATGAAGCAGATACAGTCAGCGATAGAGCAATGGGGCATGGAGACAAAGGCTTCCGGCGATACAGCGGTCCCAACCGACCTCAATGCATACAATAACTGGCTCAAAACAATCCCTACATGCCCGAGCGGTGGAATATACACCATTACTGGTACTCTTAACACCTACACCATTACATGCAATGTCCATGGAGAGCTGACCGCTGCTATGAACAGCCTCTAA
- a CDS encoding PilN domain-containing protein, which yields MKERRFVLINLVAERKRRERLIEKRGRQMIWACVFLFAVIIFYLFYTSIRIYTLQGDLREIQTKIEGFTPLLRHAEELQREIDSLNPRIQFIQGLRQGIFYLQGISLEIQRLLPSDCWLDSLSFSPLQTSAIQIQVNGKALSYSSVGNFILRLQSTNRYQNTNLKSANLTKIGERNVVQYQIELQAPLQGGGTK from the coding sequence ATGAAGGAGAGGAGATTCGTCCTCATAAATCTCGTCGCGGAAAGGAAGAGAAGAGAGAGACTAATAGAGAAGAGAGGAAGACAAATGATTTGGGCTTGTGTCTTCCTTTTCGCGGTCATTATCTTTTACCTCTTTTATACCTCCATCCGGATATATACCCTCCAAGGCGACTTAAGGGAAATTCAAACCAAGATTGAGGGATTTACTCCTCTTCTTCGGCATGCTGAAGAGCTTCAGAGAGAAATAGATTCTCTTAATCCCCGCATACAGTTTATTCAAGGCTTGCGACAGGGGATTTTTTATTTGCAGGGAATTTCACTGGAAATTCAAAGGCTTCTCCCCTCAGATTGCTGGCTTGATAGCCTCTCCTTCTCTCCACTCCAAACCAGCGCCATTCAAATACAGGTAAATGGAAAAGCTTTGAGCTACAGCAGTGTGGGGAATTTCATCCTGAGGCTACAAAGCACGAATCGCTATCAAAACACGAATCTAAAATCAGCGAACTTAACGAAGATAGGTGAAAGGAATGTCGTTCAATATCAGATAGAGCTTCAAGCTCCCCTGCAAGGGGGTGGGACGAAATGA